A portion of the Candidatus Ruthia endofausta genome contains these proteins:
- a CDS encoding Mur ligase family protein, producing the protein MSAARVCPSIHGKTTTASMLTWILKFTGYNPSFLIGGVAQNFGLSSRLTDSNFFVIEADEHDTAFFDKHSKFVHYHPRTLVINNLEFDQADIFDSLKDIQKQFHHLIHTMPNNGLVIYPQNNANIKALFKNNHSAYLFDSVDDIVNHLSHINHGHFVMMSNGSFDDIFNKIIPKL; encoded by the coding sequence ATGAGTGCTGCGCGCGTGTGCCCCAGCATTCATGGCAAAACTACCACGGCTAGTATGCTAACTTGGATACTTAAATTTACTGGTTACAATCCTAGTTTTTTAATTGGTGGTGTTGCGCAAAATTTTGGGTTGTCATCGCGTTTAACTGACTCTAACTTTTTTGTGATTGAGGCTGATGAGCACGATACGGCTTTTTTTGACAAACACTCTAAGTTTGTTCATTACCACCCAAGAACATTGGTGATTAATAATTTAGAATTTGACCAGGCGGATATTTTTGATTCACTTAAAGACATCCAAAAACAATTTCACCATTTAATTCACACCATGCCTAACAATGGCTTGGTTATTTATCCACAAAATAATGCAAATATTAAGGCTTTGTTTAAAAACAATCACTCAGCTTATTTGTTTGACTCTGTTGATGACATTGTCAACCACCTTAGCCATATTAATCATGGCCACTTTGTGATGATGTCCAATGGTAGTTTTGATGATATTTTTAACAAAATAATACCCAAGCTATGA